The bacterium DNA window ACCATTTCGTCAAAGTAGTGGAGGGCACCCGGGCCAAGATACTGGACACCCGCAAGACCACCCCCGGTCTGCGCTGCCTGGAGAAGTATGCGGTGGCCTGCGGCGGCGGCCAGAACCACCGGATGGGGCTGTACGACATGGTGCTGATCAAGGACAACCACATCGAGGCGGCCGGCGGCCCGGCGGCGGCCATTGAACTGGTCCGGCAGAAGAACAAGAAGGTGAAGATAGAGATCGAGGTCCAGAGCCTGGCCCAGCTGGAGGAGGCGGCCGCGCTGGAGCCGGACGTCATTATGCTGGATAACATGAAGCCGGAGATGATGGCCGAGGCCTGCCGGATGGTCTTTTCCCTGCCGGCCCGGGACAAGGGGAAGCTCAAGCTGGAGGCTTCGGGGAATGTCAGCCTGGAAACTGTCCGCCAGATAGCCGAGTGCGGGGTGGATTATATCTCGGTGGGTGCCATCACCCATTCTGCCCCGGCCCTGGATTTTTCTTTGGGCCTGAAGTCCCTAGGTTGAGGCATTAAAGAGATTTTTATTATTAGGAACCCATGAAAACATGAATCTAACCAATGAGAATTTTGGTTCCTGAATTCCTGGTTTCCTGGTTTCCTTATAAA harbors:
- the nadC gene encoding carboxylating nicotinate-nucleotide diphosphorylase, yielding MKLNLKKINPLIKLALKEDIGKGDITTSYTVPEEAQGLALILNKQEGVLAGIDVCRQVFLTVDKDLQMEAPLPDGTWLEYGQVVLTIQGRTKSILTAERTALNFLQHLSGVATATNHFVKVVEGTRAKILDTRKTTPGLRCLEKYAVACGGGQNHRMGLYDMVLIKDNHIEAAGGPAAAIELVRQKNKKVKIEIEVQSLAQLEEAAALEPDVIMLDNMKPEMMAEACRMVFSLPARDKGKLKLEASGNVSLETVRQIAECGVDYISVGAITHSAPALDFSLGLKSLG